In Malus sylvestris chromosome 15, drMalSylv7.2, whole genome shotgun sequence, a single genomic region encodes these proteins:
- the LOC126601580 gene encoding uncharacterized protein LOC126601580, whose product MASSKSEYVFYAPIPSGPYNPQPQQNVVVLTHYRPTPDYCCRRSLRLYISITTSLLLLSAAAFFLYPSDPTVQLARISLNHVRINAAPKPTLDLSFSLTIRVRNRDFFSLNYDSLKVTVGYRARELGFVSSDGGRVRARASSYVNATLVIDGLEVLHDVFYLLEDFAKGVIPFDTDTEVDGSLGLLFFKIPIKARASCEVYVGTTNQTVVREDCYSK is encoded by the exons ATGGCCTCCTCCAAGAGCGAGTACGTATTCTACGCGCCGATCCCGTCTGGCCCCTACAACCCCCAACCTCAGCAAAACGTCGTCGTTCTAACTCATTACCGCCCCACTCCCGACTACTGCTGCCGACGCTCTCTCCGCCTCTACATCTCAATCACcacctccctcctcctcctctccgcCGCCGCCTTCTTCCTCTACCCCTCCGACCCCACCGTCCAACTCGCCCGAATTAGCCTCAACCACGTCCGAATCAACGCGGCCCCCAAGCCCACTCTCgacctctccttctctctcaccATCAGAGTTCGAAATCGCGACTTCTTCTCTCTGAATTACGACTCGCTCAAAGTTACGGTGGGGTACCGCGCGAGGGAGCTAGGGTTTGTGAGCTCCGACGGAGGGCGCGTGAGGGCCAGAGCATCGTCGTACGTGAACGCCACACTCGTGATCGACGGGCTCGAGGTCCTCCACGACGTGTTCTACTTGCTTGAAGATTTCGCCAAGGGGGTTATTCCCTTTGATACTGATACGGAGGTGGATGGAAGTTTGGGGCTTTTGTTCTTCAAGATTCCGATCAAG GCGAGAGCATCATGTGAAGTATATGTAGGTACAACCAATCAAACAGTTGTTCGTGAAGACTGCTACTCTAAG TGA
- the LOC126601575 gene encoding putative pentatricopeptide repeat-containing protein At1g69350, mitochondrial: MGSRIICIFIESVTENGERKIAHCQIIEKLLSQQFFLRNHIASYFEDINALLLSMLNHLHHALRQFHLALLLSCSKYNYKSNPARTLYLSTTTTPCTHASPTYPRSDLLMLSSNVQTLRQTKQVHASALLNGVLPHSVSLCASLMLRYATFRSPETFHHLFQQTVQHCHTAFLWNTLIRACSIAQVNDNFQAYNQMVRSGVGPDDYTFPFVLKACADLLEVKKGMEVHGIVFKVGFDYDVFVGNTLMLFYGNCGDLRDAKRIFDEMRERDVVSWNTVIGVLSVNECYVEALDYYREMNSAIGFKPNVVTVISVLPVCAELKDELMVIQIHSYVVKVGLDLLVTTGNALVDVYGKCGNVKASKQIFDEIIQKNEVSWNASITSLSYVGHNLEALNTFRLMIDVGVKPNSVTISSMLPVLVELEFFGVGRELHCFSVRTGIETDIFIANSLIDMYAKSGRPNEASNVFQEMDKRNIVSWNAMIANFSQNRYELEAIGLVKQMQAHDAIPNSVTFTNLLPACARLGSRRLGKEIHAMTVRMGSASDLFVSNALTDMYAKCGCLGLARNVFNISVRDEISYNILIVGYSQTTDCLESLSLFSEMKLKGMMHGVVSFMGVISACANLTAIKQGKEIHGFLVRKISDTHLFVANSLLDFYTKCGRIDLAAKVFYCMPSKDVASWNTMILGYGMLGELNIAIRLFEKMREEGVEYDSVSYIAVLSSCSHGGLVEKGKKYFEEMRTQNIEPTEKHYACMVDLLGRAGLMEEAAELIKGMPIVPDANIWGALLGACRIHGNLELASWAAEHLFELKPDHSGYYILLSNMYAEAGRWEEVNRVRELMKSRKVKKDCAISWVQVRDQAHAFIVGDAMETLNSDSWLAES, translated from the exons ATGGGTTCTCGAATTATATGCATTTTTATCGAAAG TGTAACGGAGAATGGTGAGAGAAAGATTGCTCATTGCCAAATCATAGAAAAACTACTTAGTCAACAATTCTTTTTACGGAATCATATAGCATCGTACTTTGAAGACATCAACGCCTTGCTTCTTTCGATGTTAAACCACCTTCACCATGCATTAAGGCAGTTTCACTTGGCTCTGCTACTCTCATGCagcaaatataattacaaatcAAATCCCGCCCGAACCTTGTATCTCTCTACCACCACAACGCCTTGTACACATGCCTCACCAACTTACCCTCGTTCTGATCTCCTCATGCTCAGCTCCAACGTCCAAACCCTTCGCCAAACCAAGCAAGTTCACGCCTCTGCTCTTCTCAACGGAGTACTGCCCCACAGTGTCTCTCTATGTGCCTCCCTCATGCTCAGATACGCCACTTTCAGATCCCCAGAAACCTTTCACCATCTCTTCCAACAAACAGTCCAGCATTGTCACACTGCTTTCTTGTGGAACACCCTCATACGGGCTTGCTCCATTGCTCAAGTTAATGATAATTTTCAGGCTTATAATCAAATGGTTCGGAGCGGTGTTGGACCCGATGACTATACTTTTCCTTTTGTTCTCAAGGCATGTGCAGACCTTTTGGAGGTAAAAAAAGGGATGGAGGTTCATGGGATTGTTTTTAAAGTGGGATTTGATTATGATGTTTTCGTTGGAAATACCCTTATGTTGTTTTATGGTAATTGTGGGGATCTGAGAGATGCAAAGAGGATATTTGATGAAATGCGTGAAAGGGATGTTGTCTCATGGAATACAGTTATTGGGGTGCTTTCGGTCAATGAGTGCTACGTGGAAGCACTTGATTATTATAGAGAGATGAATTCGGCAATTGGGTTTAAGCCAAATGTTGTTACTGTTATCAGTGTGCTGCCAGTTTGTGCAGAGCTCAAAGATGAGTTGATGGTGATCCAGATTCACAGCTATGTTGTGAAGGTTGGTTTGGATCTTTTGGTGACTACTGGAAATGCATTGGTTGACGTGTATGGGAAATGTGGGAATGTGAAGGcttcaaaacaaatttttgatGAGATAATTCAGAAGAATGAGGTTTCTTGGAATGCATCTATTACCAGTCTCTCTTACGTGGGGCATAATTTGGAAGCCTTAAATACATTTAGGTTGATGATTGATGTAGGGGTTAAACCAAACTCTGTCACCATTTCTAGCATGCTACCAGTGTTAGTTGAACTAGAATTCTTTGGAGTTGGCAGAGAACTCCATTGTTTCAGTGTCAGAACAGGTATTGAAACAGATATCTTCATTGCCAACtcattaattgatatgtatgcaaaatcaGGCCGTCCAAATGAGGCATCGAATGTGTTCCAAGAGATGGATAAAAGGAATATTGTTTCTTGGAATGCCATGATTGCTAATTTTTCTCAAAACAGGTATGAGTTGGAAGCCATTGGACTTGTGAAGCAAATGCAAGCTCATGATGCAATTCCCAACTCTGTAACCTTCACAAATCTTCTTCCAGCTTGTGCTCGTTTGGGTTCCCGCCGTCTTGGAAAAGAAATCCACGCAATGACAGTTCGCATGGGATCTGCCTCAGATTTGTTTGTCTCTAATGCTTTGACAGACATGTACGCAAAGTGTGGCTGTCTAGGTCTTGCTCGAAATGTGTTTAACATCTCCGTCAGAGATGAGATTTCTTATAATATACTTATAGTAGGTTATTCTCAAACTACTGATTGCTTAGAATCTCTGAGTTTGTTTTCTGAAATGAAGCTTAAGGGAATGATGCATGGCGTTGTTTCCTTTATGGGAGTTATATCAGCTTGCGCAAATCTAACTGCAATCAAGCAGGGCAAAGAGATTCATGGATTTTTAGTAAGAAAGATTTCTGATACTCATCTCTTTGTTGCTAACTCGCTTTTGGATTTTTATACCAAATGTGGGCGAATTGATCTTGCTGCTAAGGTCTTCTATTGCATGCCAAGCAAGGATGTAGCTTCATGGAATACTATGATTTTGGGATATGGAATGCTAGGTGAGCTTAACATTGCAATCCGTCTTTTTGAAAAAATGAGGGAAGAAGGTGTAGAATACGATTCAGTTTCATACATTGCAGTTTTGTCATCTTGTAGCCATGGAGGGCTAGTTGAGAAAGGTAAAAAATACTTTGAGGAGATGCGCACACAAAATATTGAGCCAACAGAAAAGCACTATGCTTGCATGGTTGACCTCCTTGGGCGAGCTGGCCTTATGGAAGAAGCAGCAGAACTTATTAAAGGCATGCCAATTGTACCCGATGCCAACATTTGGGGTGCTTTGCTCGGGGCATGCCGAATCCATGGGAATTTAGAGTTGGCGAGTTGGGCAGCAGAGCATCTGTTTGAGTTGAAGCCTGATCATTCTGGGTACTATATACTTCTTTCAAACATGTATGCAGAAGCTGGGAGATGGGAAGAGGTAAACAGGGTGAGGGAACTGATGAAATCAAGGAAAGTGAAGAAGGACTGTGCTATCAGTTGGGTTCAGGTTCGGGACCAGGCGCATGCTTTCATAGTTGGAGATGCAATGGAGACATTAAATTCAGACAGTTGGCTCGCAGAATCTTAG